One Carettochelys insculpta isolate YL-2023 chromosome 1, ASM3395843v1, whole genome shotgun sequence genomic window, CGTCTCAGCTAGGAAAAGAGACATCTGAAGAGGCATATGATAGAGGGCTAGAGAATCATGACTGTTTTGGATAAActaagaaaatgttatttactaCTTCCCAGTACttctttttgtgccagtacttgctggtaatGAGTACTGATAGCTCAGCAGTCCCCCCACTGACTtaatgggattggctggaggatgggagcagggagctggccgaGTACCAGCTTCTcctatttttacaaaaaaaagcactacTCCTTCCAATAATACAAGAGCCTACGGgtcaccaatgaaattaataggaagcacATTTAACAGAAGAAAATCTTCATAGagcccacagacaacctgtggaactccttgccagaggctgttgtgaaggtcaagattaaaaaaaaaaaacaaaaaacaaaacactagatGAATTCattggaggataggtccattgaggactgttagccaggatgggcagggatggtcagaagctggaaatacaTGATGGGCTGGATCACCCATCCATTCCTTCTGGAGTACTTGGGATTGGCCACTGACAGAAAAGAGAATAGtaggctagatagacctttggcctgacccagtctggctgttacGTTCCTTTCATTGCTACAGTTCCTTGGAGACTCCTGCAGTTCCCCAGTAGCAATTTATATTAATGCATATCCACATCTGAGGTTATATATTTGTATCTGTGCTGGACTCTACAGATTCTTTTTTGGTCCTAAAGTTATGGAAAACAATTTCAAAGGCACCAGCATGCAGAAGAGACTCACCATTTTTAGGTGCAAAACAAAAATCCTCTCCCCCCTTGACATAGGGCCAGTCTCTGTGTTCCCACATAGTTTCCCCATCCtcccaccaaaacaaaaacaaaagtttaaatGAAGTCAAGATTAAGGGTGCACTACTGTAAAATGTCACTGGAACAAAAATAAACATCACCCATACATTTTCAGACTGAAGCAGGATGTATTGCACAGCTTTCTTACTTTTTGGTAATTAAAGTTTTTATTCCTCTGGATAGCTTTAAGCAAGGAATCTGTGAATAGATCGTGCTGCACGCTGACATTTCTATCTGGATTGGAGAAGTTATTTTCTAACACTCATGAATGATTAGGCTTGAGCTGGACTTTGTTTTTtgattgtcaaaacaaaaacaaaaacaaaaacttttaagAAGCCCCCTGACCAAGCCTGCAACTCTCTAAGTTTGGAAGTATACTCAAAAGAAGCACTATTACAAGTTGCTTTTTTGATAGATGAATCAGCCATACATTTCCAGGCACAAactgtagggttttttttcccattttttaaacACCGAACTTTTTtagttgtttttgttgttctgtAAAATCTGAAGTTTTAGGTATCCTTGGTTGATACATATTGTTTCCAGAACATTTCAATTTCTAAAGAATATTGAATTATGCTTGCTTTCTTTGTTCACATTGACAGAACACAAACCCAGTACATTGATACCTTGCCAAAGACGAAAGCTGGGAATGAGTTGGTCATAGACTTCCTTTTTCCCTTTACAATCCTTCTGCATACGCTAGCTCATCTTTATGTACCAGAATTGTTATTCAGGGTTGCAAGAGCGAGGTTGCATCTCTATTGTTTCTTTTGAGGCAAAATTGAAATTGTAATAATTTGAATATGTCTGGCATTTTAATTCTTAAAGCCTTAATTCTCATTAATCCTACTGTTCTTGAAAAATAGCCAGCTTACCCATACACACCGCCATTTTATCTTCatgtcttttttatttattttgtgacaTTTCATCAAACTGTTCTCAGGAGAGATtgccactgctgctccagagCCAAGAGGCCCAGGCATGAGAATCTGCACTGTTAGCTACTTTTGCCCTACTTTCCCCCCCAAATGTGTGTGCTGTGAAGAGCATTCCCACTTATGAAGAGACGACCCTTCCGCACAAATGCTTTTTCTTACAGTTCTGAATGCTAAGATTGCTTTTACACAAACAAGTTTTAATTCTTCAAACTGcaataagaaaacaaaaccacaaaccaAGCATGGTATCAATATAAGCAAGACTGTTTGACCACAGCTTTCACTGTTGGAGGATTGCACAATCGGTTACAGCTTTGTCTTTTTCAAGGTAGTTTGCCACTATGACGGGTTGAAAGCGGGGGGCTGACATAAAAGAATTATTAAATGAGACTCCTAATGTAGATGCGATACTAGTGTTTTTCTAAATGGTGTTTCTGCCCAgagatttcccccaccccacataatGGTGGGTGTTGATCTTTGTGATGTGTCCCAGAGGGTGTAGTAACAGCAGAATGACATTAAATGTATTACTATGATGTTACAATGAAGTAAATCAAATCTGAGTATCctaagttttaattttaaatcttttttcatAGGTGGAGCTGGTATCACTGCCTGACACCTTCCACAGCAAGAGTGTTTTACATCTCTTATTATTTTGCCAAATTTTAACCAGTTGGATTGACATTCTCATGCTGGTTTTCTGCCTCAGACTGCACTTTATTTTGGCTTTCTTTTCAGCCCTAAGAACCTAAAGAAAAATACACATGCTAAAAGAATTCTGGCAGTCTCTGAAAAACGTAACTGCCATGCTTTTCAGTGAGAGCTTGAAACTTGGTCAGCACTAGTTTTCAGAGCAGGGATGTGCTTTTTGCCACCCCTTTGAAAACCTACCTAAATGTGGCTAAGCTGTATCTTTTAGGAAAGTTACTGTTCAGATATGTTCAGGCTTGTCCACATTTAGCAGCTAAATTCTAAGATTCTGTCCACTCTGATCATACTTAAGCCTTTCACAGCTTCTAGGGCTGACCAGACTGCTCATACACTGTTCTCACAAGGAGACTGAACATGCTTCTGCCCAGGGGTATAATAGCTCTGCAAGACTTCTATAACTACTGTTCCCAGCATGAGTGAAGTCACAGGAAATGCTGTTCAGATGAAATCAGTGTTACTTTTAAGTTTTTTACCTTGACACAAAGGAAAGActtcaatcacacacacacagaaaggctTGAAGTAGTTTTGTCACAAACTAAGGGTCTGAACTCAAATGAAACAGGGTCCTTTAACTTAAACAAAGATGTATCACCAAACAAAGTGGAATGTGACTTCTTTGGTCATTTTTTGTTATATTTTCACTTAACTATGTAAatcattaattatttttaagcaACTGGATTGCTAGATTCTAAAACCTAACTTTAAAATCAATTCTAGTGATACTTAGTAAAGCAAATCAGTGGTATACTGGACTGGGTAGTCTTAAGACTGAACAAAATAAATTGTAGCTACAAATAAGGGGAACTAGGTTTAACataatttggattatttttatttgctaaAAAGGAGACTACAGACATCAATCAGCATGTGCTCCAGGAAAAAGTCTTAAAAATGAATGACCAAGTCATGTGGCTTGAAAAGCTGCACAGTTAAGTAAAATTCTAACTGGTCCTTATGAGTGTACGCAAAACAGCAGAGAAGGGGGGCAAACAGTCTTACCTTTCACCTTGCAAAGCCCACATGGGAACTAGACAGGAACAGAGACTTATCTATTGCAGGGCAAAAAGAGGGTGTAAGCAGTAAGTACTCTTTCAATGATCTGGGAAACTGAGTCCAACACAATTAACTGTGATGATGTAGATATCTGACCCATCTAGCACAGGCCAATATCTAATATGTACAATCTAGCGCAAAGTGAATATAtgcctaattttaaaaatatcaaagtaTCACTTCTTCCACCCTGCACAAAAAAAAGCCTTTGAAGAAATTAAATTTGTCATTACTAAGCCCGTTAGTTGAGGGATATAATAAAATTTAAGGTACTTACTACCAGGTAACCATATAAAATGTTTCCCAACTGATCTAATGTTAACTCATGCAAAACAGTGCAGTTTTACTTGTTGCAGAAAAGCACTCTCAGCATACAACTATTTTTACATGTAGcccaaaatgtcttctatttTTGTAAAAGGTACTGGTCTAAAATCCCTTCAACATTACTAATGAAAATATTAACACAAAAGCTAAATAAATTCTTCATAAATGCTGTTATGTAGCAGATTTACTGTATATTTTTGAGAAAGTTTAGTTGTAAtggttttcaaaatgttttgggaaGTGTCATGTAACAACTATTGAACCACTGGGAGAACATCTCAGGAACCTTTACAGAGGTCCAACAcgcgtgggggggagggtgttcaacagaattgccaggcccctgggggggcagggaggggaagctctTCACTCCCAGAAGGGACGGGGCTggggccttggacagaaggggcggggttGAGGGCAGCccgccctcagtgccacctggactacACTGCACCCTTCcaaccagccctcagagccacctggagtGTGCTATGTGAGCCTCTGGCAGTTTAAAGGGCAGTGGCAGTAGTggcaccctgcagccctgggacctTTGGaatagccaggccctggggcagatgTCTTTTGCTCCCCTTTGGCAAGTCTGCAAATAAGTACACTGAAATCAACGTGAATACTTGCAGAAAAATGCTACTCAACATAAGAGATGCAGAAGATAGTCTTTGAACTCCAGAgagctatatatacacacaccaatTAACTTTGCTTCCCTACAGCATTCTATGCTAAAATGTATAATCAATATGTGTTTTAGTCAGTTTCAGCCTCACATCAAACACCATTTCTACTTCTATCTGAAACATAAAAAGCAGTGTTCAATGGCACAAGAAATtgcaaataaaatgtttaatttcagaAACAGTTCACCGTTTATAAATACACTAAAACATAGTAAATGCAAAATTAGATTAGCATAGGTACAGTATTTTAACAAAACTACAAATTTTCTAAAAGGTCATAGGCAAATGAATGACTTGCTTCCCAGAAGTACTTTATCAAACTGAAATGACAAAATGAATCTTTAGTAGTTGAAAGGAAAACATGGTCTAAAATTAAAATGCTGGTGATGTTTTACTCTATGCAGGTTAGAGAGTTCTACATTACCTCATTTGCCAGATGGACACCAACAATTATGAATCAACCCTATTACATATAATTCTAAGCAGTGCACCATGTCCTTGAGGCTGTGTTGGTTATTTTTATACTAGGATCTTTAAGACAGAGAATTTGTTAACACGTCATTGTAATCATACTGGGAACCAGGATTCAATTTTTATACCAGGGAACTCCTACAATTTTGATGAACTAAAGATTAAGAAGGCTTTACAATGCCACCAGATCTTTCATTGTAAATGTCTTGCCTTTTTATACACTGCATTAAATAAACATTAATTCACAAACTTTGATAAAAATGTCCAAAAGAGCTAATATAAATACTCAGAATATTTCTGTAGTTCAGTTACAATGTAAAACCTGAATAGGAGAACAGAAGATGGGAAGTTTTATTACAGATTACTGTATAACATATTCCATAATACCTCtaaatttagttatattttcaaattctaattcaatatTCTCCTGACACAGTAAACATACATCTTCCATAATAATTCTTCGTAACCCTTTCAGTACTTTAGGGCTTGTAATTAAAAACTGCTAAGTAAAAAGATGGCTTGAATTCCACCTTTCATATACAGTTTTCTTTTGACAGCTACAAAAGCTATTTTGCTGAAATTAAAGCAATGTTCAACTAAAATACAGTACCTGGTTTATGGTTTTTACATAAATTGAATAAAAACTACAGAATAGAACTGTTTACATCTTTTTGCCATTCTATTAAAAACAAATGACTGCgaatttttaaaagttcatttaCAATTATGGATTAAAACCTACATAATTTTGTATAATTTGACAAGACAGGCTATTTCTagtgtgaatttttaaaaatcatatataCAATACCTGGCCTGAAGAACTATGAATAaggcacatgtagacattatAATGAAAGCTGACAAAACTAAAATTTGGAATTACAGCCACTGATTAGATGTCATACATGGCCCCTACTGGAGCAATTTAACAACCCAAATATTTAATATCCAAGTGAGCAACAATAGTTTTAGTCTGGCAATTTGTTCATTAGTTTCAATACTGGAAGTATATTAAGGGAAGATTCACTTTCAAAAAGATAAGTTTTTCAAAGTGTTCAATCATTAGCCTTGACTGACTAAAGCTGTTGTTTTCATTGGATGTATTGAACAATCTCTCTGAAGGAACAATACTTGGTGGACAACCCAAGAATCTAACAGCCAACTTTGACAACACTGGCCAAGATGACTTCTTAAAGTTCCAATAAGTTAGCGGGTCACACTTATGCTCAAGCACTTCTTCCTCCAAGTACGAGAGCACCATTTCTTCTGGTAACTTTGCCCTCTCTTTTAGATCTTTTGATTTTTTCATGTCAGCCATAAGTGAGCAAAGATTATCCTCCCCATAAGGGTTTGATGAACCTATATCACACCCATTAGAAACAGGTTTATCATCTGAGGTAGAACTCAATATTTCCAGCTCCCTGATTAAGTCCAGTTTATACTGTTCAGCCTCCTCTTCCGTAAATAACGATGTCTTGTAGCGGGGGTCTAAAAGTGTAGCAAAAATGTACCTTGGATCATGAAGAGTGCTGGACAATCTACTAACCATAGCTTCTTTCAAGGATTTTAACATAGTGTCAATGCCCACTGTTTCTTCAAACAACATGTCTATTTTTCTGTTAAGTATGTGAATCACTGGAATCACTTGGCTTAAAGTGGACATGTGAGAACTCATCTCTCTACTTGCAACTTCAAACGGTTTCAGAGCATGACACACAGACTGCATAACTTCCCACTGATCACAACTTATCAGCTCTCTAAAGCTGCACTCTATTGACATTTCATCAATTGCTCTTTTCTGTTCAATTAAGCGTTCAAGCATATGGAATGATGTACTCCATTTGGATGGAACATCCTGAATAAGTTGATGCTGGGGCAACTCATATTCTTTCTGTAATTCTGCTAATTTCTCCTTTGCTTTTGCTGATCGATGAACACGTTCACAAATCTTTCTTGCAATACTAAGCAAATTTTGAACCATTCTCTGACTTTTAATAGCCTCATTTACTATGAGATTAACAGTGTGACCAAAACACTGCACACTCGAATAATCACTTTCATTCAAAGTTTTCCCTATACTTTGATTATCTGTAACAGTAATCCCAATCTGAAGACCAATGGAAGTTATCCAGGTTTCCCACCAATATTCTAGCTGCTTTTGAATACTGATGCCATTGTAGTCGCAATCAATCTGTGATACATTTAAAAGTGCTGAACAATGGTAATCTTCACACTGTGGTCTAAATGAGGACTCAAACGTTACCCAGTGAGCAGTAAGAGTTAGATATTCTCGTGTTTGATTGCTCATCCATATTCCTGATGTAAAATGTATTAGTCCACTTTCAGCTTCTTTCAGATGTGAAATAATTATTTGCTTCACATTATCATACATTTCTGGAATTGCTGTCCTAGAGAAATATGACGGTGATGGTAAAGAATACTGAGGCTGCAAGTACTCAAGCAGCCTGTTAAAGCCAATGTTGTCTACAAAAGAATATGGCTGAAGGTCGAGTGCAATCATTTCAGCTACAAGACTTGTAATTTTTTTGGCAACTGGGTGAGAATCACAAAACTTGTCACTGGTTTCATCAAAGGTTGAAGAGCCTAATAATTCTGTGCTCAGTGGCATGTGATTATCCACAGAAGAGGACAAAACTGTCTTTGAAACATCAGTTTTCAGCACATGTTTGTGAAACCTCTGCAAATGTCTTAGAAGGCAACTTGTACCTAAATTTGTTGGCTTTTTCCCCCTGCTTATTGTATGTCCACAGTGCATACATATTACTTTAGTTGAATCTGCAGAACAAATTGAAAAGTGATTCCACAGTTTTGAGGTCTTCTTGCTACTGACAGGATATATAATTGGATTGCCATTTGTAACCATTGTGGGTAAATCAATCAATTTTGAGGATGAACATTCTGCGGAAGCCAATGTAGCATaaggagaatttgccaaacttgCATCTATGAAACTCTTTTGGTTCCCAGTCACCTCAGGGTGACGTCTATATAAATGTCTCATCAAGCAGCTTGTGCCTATGTCTCCTTTTTTCCCCCGACTTATCATACAACTGCAGTATTTACATACAGCTTTTAGACTATCCGCTGGAGACAGTGAAAAATGATTCCAAACTTCTGATTTAAGCTTTTTCATAATCCTTTTATTCTGAACCATAGAGCTATGCTCAAATATCAATGGACTTAATCCCTCACACTGCTTCTCAGGAGAAGACATTAAAGAGGCTTCACCTATATCATCCGATGACAACATTGACGAGTCTTCCATCAAAGCATCTCCAGAAGGGAGAGTGCAATGGATCTCCTCTGCCATTCTGTCTGGAGAGGAAGAAGCAGACATTGATTCTTTGATCAGTTTTCCTGGAGATGACGACCCAGAGTTCACATCACCATCAAAGGGTACTAAAGAAGGCAATAAAGTTGGAGGAGCAGAATACAAGGGTGGTATGCTTGTACCACCGCCATTCTCCTGTAAAACAATTGACCGATGGGCTCGCCACATGTGCCTTATTAAGCAACTCGTTCCAAGATCTTTCCCATTCTTTCCTCTGCTGAATTCATTCATGCAGTGGATGCAAACAGCTTTGGAATTATCTGAAGGAGACAAATAGAAGTGTTTCCAGACAGCAGATCTTCTTCTGGAACCTGATGTACTCTTTGGAATTGAAACAGTTTTTTCTGCTACATTCTCCATAGCTTCATCATATTGAATGTTGGGTAGGGGTGGAGATGACCTGGCAATGACTTCTTCTTTGCTGCATTTTTCAGAAACCAACAGGTCTGATACTTCTTTAGAAGAGACTACAGAAACAGATTCCTCAATTACTTGATCTGGAGATGGTATCTTAGAAGCAATTTTCTTGACCAGTTTTATAGGCGATAACACAGCACTTAAATCTCCAACTTCTGCAGTCTGAGGAGACAGTAACAATGAAGGTGCAGAAAAAGAAGATAGACCTGGCATACTTCCATTTTCTTGAATAAGTACAGTTGGATGAGCTCTCCTCACATGTCTCATGAGACAACTTGTACTTAGGTCCTTTTCATTTTTACCCCTGCTAAATTCTTTCATACAGTACATACATATTGCTTTAGTGCTATCTCGTGGGGATATAAAAAAATGATTCCAAGCAGGGGATTTTTTCCGGGAGTTGATGTTTCTGCTAGAAAGGAGGCTTTGTGTCACGGCTTCCATTGCTACATCATAAAGAGTACTACTGTACTGAGAAAACAGAGATCCATAATCATCTTCATTTTCTGTAGATAAATATTTGACAGgattattattaattaaatgtttttctttgtcttcttGCTCATCACTACTGTCTGTATGTTTGAAATCTTCAAGCTCATTTTTTATATCCATTCTTTCCAAGGTacaattatttatattttcttcttGCTCTACCTTTAAACTGTTGATTTCCTCTAGCACAAAATTACTAACCATTTTTGGGTAATATGCCTTATTTTTGTCCATAGATGACAAATTGTTCCTGGTGAATCTTCATGtattaagaaataaataaagGAAACTATTATAATTTAGTTTAAATTATATATCCTGTGTAATGCACAATATTTTTGTTGTGCAAATGTAAATATAATCAGTCAcaaaaaatgtaatgaaaaattATAGCCCTAATTCACAAAATCTCAATTTCTTCCCAGGACCCATAGATCTCAGGTCACAAATTAATTTTGCAAAAACAGCTATAGGTAAATACTTCATGTTGTAGACATAAGCCTATTAACTGAATGTTCTGTTTTCCTCATCAAGGAAGCCATTATGTTCATCTTGATTAGGTAATTATGATCCTGTCACACCATCTagaaatgagaagaaaataaaaagttaaagATAATTTTAATATATGAAAACTGAAGAGACTTATAAAAAACAATCGGCTTGTTTAATATGCAATCCCCTCCCTGGCAAAAACAACAGTTTAGTACTctctctcaaaacaaaacaaaaataaaaaaaccccacattatTTTAATCTCACTCATGTGCACATAGATGCAAACGCTGGTTATTTTAGCTTTGACTTTTGCACTAAAAGGAAGACTAAAATCCCTATTTCATATCTGAATTCAAATCACTGAATCTCTGAATTTGTTATAATTCTTCAGATGACAAATGAATGTTGCATATAATGAGTTTAGAAACCTTTATTAAGTTTTGCTGAGGAAATATTTAATACTTATCCTCTGAAATGCATCCAGCTTGCATTGGGTTCCTCTAGCtcggggttggcaaccaaaatcgAAGGAAGAGCCTTTTTTACCAATTtggtacaaataaataaataaataaaatcagtaaTTCAAAAGCCATTATGCATGTGACTAtggagatagtccttaataaataatgtcaaaccatactttttgtaacccctgttctcagaacagcgcgcacacaatgatttgtaatgtgtttACTGCAGTATGTTCACAAACTTCTcacatattccatttcctcacacttcacatgtatgtttgtaccactgtctctCTCACTTTAACTCCTGAACcagcttctctctctggaggacccTAGGAGGTGGTATTCAATGTGTCGGGAACccatatcatttgctgtttagatagtTCATtttgggcctttttttttttttttttttttttttttaaacttcacaaTTATAGCCTTGGGGGCAACAAAGATGACCTTAAAAAAcagcatgcagctccggagccacagattgcagacccctgctctagctgAATAACCACAGCCATCACAAACTCAAAAATTCACTCCATCACCACCCTCATACCATGGA contains:
- the ZBED4 gene encoding zinc finger BED domain-containing protein 4, with translation MDKNKAYYPKMVSNFVLEEINSLKVEQEENINNCTLERMDIKNELEDFKHTDSSDEQEDKEKHLINNNPVKYLSTENEDDYGSLFSQYSSTLYDVAMEAVTQSLLSSRNINSRKKSPAWNHFFISPRDSTKAICMYCMKEFSRGKNEKDLSTSCLMRHVRRAHPTVLIQENGSMPGLSSFSAPSLLLSPQTAEVGDLSAVLSPIKLVKKIASKIPSPDQVIEESVSVVSSKEVSDLLVSEKCSKEEVIARSSPPLPNIQYDEAMENVAEKTVSIPKSTSGSRRRSAVWKHFYLSPSDNSKAVCIHCMNEFSRGKNGKDLGTSCLIRHMWRAHRSIVLQENGGGTSIPPLYSAPPTLLPSLVPFDGDVNSGSSSPGKLIKESMSASSSPDRMAEEIHCTLPSGDALMEDSSMLSSDDIGEASLMSSPEKQCEGLSPLIFEHSSMVQNKRIMKKLKSEVWNHFSLSPADSLKAVCKYCSCMISRGKKGDIGTSCLMRHLYRRHPEVTGNQKSFIDASLANSPYATLASAECSSSKLIDLPTMVTNGNPIIYPVSSKKTSKLWNHFSICSADSTKVICMHCGHTISRGKKPTNLGTSCLLRHLQRFHKHVLKTDVSKTVLSSSVDNHMPLSTELLGSSTFDETSDKFCDSHPVAKKITSLVAEMIALDLQPYSFVDNIGFNRLLEYLQPQYSLPSPSYFSRTAIPEMYDNVKQIIISHLKEAESGLIHFTSGIWMSNQTREYLTLTAHWVTFESSFRPQCEDYHCSALLNVSQIDCDYNGISIQKQLEYWWETWITSIGLQIGITVTDNQSIGKTLNESDYSSVQCFGHTVNLIVNEAIKSQRMVQNLLSIARKICERVHRSAKAKEKLAELQKEYELPQHQLIQDVPSKWSTSFHMLERLIEQKRAIDEMSIECSFRELISCDQWEVMQSVCHALKPFEVASREMSSHMSTLSQVIPVIHILNRKIDMLFEETVGIDTMLKSLKEAMVSRLSSTLHDPRYIFATLLDPRYKTSLFTEEEAEQYKLDLIRELEILSSTSDDKPVSNGCDIGSSNPYGEDNLCSLMADMKKSKDLKERAKLPEEMVLSYLEEEVLEHKCDPLTYWNFKKSSWPVLSKLAVRFLGCPPSIVPSERLFNTSNENNSFSQSRLMIEHFEKLIFLKVNLPLIYFQY